In Tsuneonella amylolytica, one genomic interval encodes:
- a CDS encoding tryptophan 2,3-dioxygenase yields MSDVTYSSYLDLPKLLSAQHPASGAHDEMLFIIVHQASELWLKLCLHELTAARACIRADDLRPAFKMLARVARAQGQLIHSWEVLSTMTPADYSQVRPHLSSSSGFQSAQYRLMEFLMGGRNPDMVTMHEATPDVAADLRAELARPSLYDEAVRLLARRGFAIPAEVLERDHHGGWTPSPGVEAAWAEIYRKPQDHWDLYELAEKLVDLEYHFQRWRFGHLKTVERIIGFKRGTGGTAGVPYLEGVLKQAFFPELLSVRTAI; encoded by the coding sequence ATGTCCGACGTCACCTATTCGAGCTACCTCGACCTCCCCAAGCTCCTCTCGGCGCAGCACCCGGCATCGGGCGCGCACGACGAGATGCTGTTCATCATCGTCCACCAGGCGAGCGAGCTGTGGCTCAAGCTGTGCCTCCACGAACTCACCGCCGCGCGCGCGTGCATCCGCGCCGACGACCTGCGCCCGGCGTTCAAGATGCTGGCCCGGGTCGCCCGCGCGCAGGGCCAGCTCATCCATTCGTGGGAAGTGCTGAGCACGATGACCCCGGCGGATTATTCGCAGGTCCGCCCGCACCTGTCGAGCTCGAGCGGGTTCCAGAGCGCGCAGTACCGGCTGATGGAATTCCTCATGGGCGGCCGGAACCCCGACATGGTGACGATGCACGAGGCGACGCCCGACGTGGCGGCGGACCTGCGCGCCGAACTCGCCCGGCCAAGCCTCTACGACGAGGCGGTGCGGCTGCTCGCGCGGCGCGGCTTCGCGATTCCCGCCGAGGTGCTGGAGCGCGACCACCACGGCGGCTGGACCCCCTCCCCGGGGGTAGAGGCGGCCTGGGCGGAGATCTACCGCAAGCCGCAGGACCACTGGGACCTCTACGAACTCGCCGAGAAGCTCGTCGATCTCGAATACCATTTCCAGCGCTGGCGCTTCGGCCATTTGAAAACGGTCGAGCGCATCATCGGCTTCAAGCGCGGGACCGGCGGGACGGCGGGCGTGCCCTATCTCGAAGGCGTGCTGAAGCAGGCCTTCTTCCCCGAACTGCTCAGCGTGCGGACGGCGATCTAG
- a CDS encoding DUF4112 domain-containing protein produces MEPPSDPRPTGARPMGLELPIGSDHVSVRRRIEAMEQLLENSFVLPGTSRRVGLDAIVGLVPVIGDFVSAAMGMYIVWEARNLGMPKWKLWRMTGNVAFDTAVGAVPVVGDAFDFLFRSNTRNLKIVKRHLDKHHPATRTIDG; encoded by the coding sequence ATGGAACCGCCGTCCGATCCGCGTCCGACCGGGGCCCGCCCGATGGGCCTCGAGCTTCCGATCGGCAGCGATCACGTCTCCGTCCGCCGCCGGATCGAGGCGATGGAGCAGCTTCTGGAAAACAGCTTCGTCCTGCCCGGCACCAGTCGCCGCGTGGGACTCGACGCGATCGTGGGGCTGGTCCCCGTAATCGGCGATTTCGTATCTGCCGCGATGGGCATGTATATCGTGTGGGAAGCCCGCAACCTCGGCATGCCGAAGTGGAAGCTGTGGCGAATGACCGGCAACGTCGCCTTCGACACCGCAGTCGGCGCGGTGCCGGTGGTGGGCGATGCGTTCGATTTCCTGTTCCGATCGAACACCCGCAATCTGAAAATCGTCAAGCGCCACCTCGACAAGCACCACCCGGCGACCCGCACGATAGACGGGTAA
- a CDS encoding ABC transporter substrate-binding protein, whose product MTRRRSISRTLATAAVLAAALAGCGSADDESAVAIAWIGTADAPFDTGLRLSPPAQAIRAATAEGLVSLNETGEVVPALAERWIVTDDGLSYIFRLRNSDWPAGEGGAPEPIDADEVRDSLRRTLRELRGTSLGLDFAAVTDVRAMTGRVIEIRLASPVPDFLQLLAQPELGLFHKKRGAGPLTLTRTGDVARLALLPPEARGLPTREDWREGTRPLVLKAMDARAAVAAFRSGAVDIVLGGTLPDFPLADSGPLSRGNVRLDAAQGLMGLKVMRAEGLLEDAGRREALSMAIERDTLIAPFNIAGWEPSTRIAPSAIAAGAPERWAGQTIEQRRAVARQRIAGYGGERRVTVSLPDGPGSDLLLRELAADWAEIGVAAVRARPGETADLALVDAVARFGSRRWYLDQFACAVRRALCSPEADALVRESAAVADPVARETMLAEAEARLTAQGTYIPLGAPVRWSMVRGTIAGFAENRWAVHPLPPLAAGPT is encoded by the coding sequence ATGACCCGCCGCCGTTCCATCTCCCGAACACTCGCGACTGCGGCCGTGCTGGCCGCCGCGCTGGCCGGGTGCGGGTCGGCCGACGACGAGAGCGCGGTGGCCATCGCGTGGATCGGCACCGCCGACGCGCCGTTCGACACGGGCCTGCGCCTGTCCCCGCCCGCCCAGGCCATCCGCGCCGCGACCGCCGAGGGGCTGGTATCGCTCAACGAGACCGGCGAGGTCGTCCCCGCGCTCGCCGAGCGGTGGATCGTGACCGACGACGGGCTGAGCTACATCTTCCGCCTGCGCAATTCGGACTGGCCGGCGGGCGAGGGCGGCGCGCCCGAACCCATCGACGCCGACGAGGTGCGCGATTCGCTGCGGCGGACCTTGCGCGAACTGCGCGGCACCTCGCTCGGCCTCGACTTCGCCGCGGTGACCGACGTGCGGGCGATGACCGGGCGGGTGATCGAGATCCGGCTGGCGAGCCCGGTCCCCGATTTCCTCCAGCTGCTCGCGCAGCCCGAACTGGGCCTGTTCCACAAGAAGCGCGGCGCCGGACCGCTGACGCTGACCCGCACCGGCGACGTCGCCCGGCTCGCGCTGCTGCCGCCCGAGGCGCGCGGCCTGCCCACGCGCGAGGACTGGCGCGAGGGCACCCGGCCGCTGGTGCTGAAGGCGATGGACGCGCGCGCCGCGGTCGCGGCGTTCCGCAGCGGCGCGGTCGACATCGTGCTCGGCGGCACGCTTCCCGATTTCCCGCTCGCGGATTCCGGGCCGCTGTCGCGCGGCAACGTCCGGCTCGACGCGGCGCAGGGGCTGATGGGCCTCAAGGTCATGCGCGCCGAAGGGCTGCTGGAAGACGCCGGCCGGCGCGAGGCGCTGTCGATGGCGATCGAGCGCGATACGCTGATCGCGCCCTTCAACATCGCCGGGTGGGAGCCGAGCACCCGCATCGCGCCGTCGGCCATCGCGGCCGGCGCGCCCGAGCGCTGGGCCGGCCAGACGATCGAACAACGCCGCGCGGTCGCCCGCCAGCGGATCGCCGGCTACGGCGGCGAGCGGCGGGTGACGGTTTCGCTGCCCGATGGCCCCGGCTCCGACCTGCTCCTGCGCGAACTCGCCGCCGACTGGGCCGAGATCGGGGTCGCCGCGGTCCGCGCGCGCCCGGGCGAGACCGCCGACCTCGCGCTCGTCGACGCCGTTGCCCGCTTCGGCAGCCGGCGGTGGTATCTCGACCAGTTCGCCTGCGCGGTGCGGCGTGCGCTCTGCTCGCCCGAGGCCGACGCGCTGGTCAGGGAATCGGCGGCCGTCGCCGACCCGGTCGCGCGCGAGACGATGCTGGCCGAGGCCGAGGCGCGCCTGACCGCGCAGGGCACCTACATTCCGCTCGGCGCGCCGGTCCGCTGGTCGATGGTCCGCGGCACGATCGCCGGGTTCGCCGAGAACCGCTGGGCGGTCCATCCCTTGCCCCCGCTCGCCGCCGGACCCACATGA
- a CDS encoding PilZ domain-containing protein, whose translation MSGVDTRHINRDSLFLMADIRLEGDTATHRVKVRNLSAAGMMAEGDLPVLRGTRMTVELRNLPPVDGSVAWVQDQRFGIAFAREIDPKAPRPQVGGNGDLDTPRYVRPSTIAPPGTEGRTARLRNI comes from the coding sequence ATGTCGGGCGTCGACACACGGCACATCAATCGCGACAGCCTGTTCCTGATGGCCGACATCCGGCTGGAAGGCGACACCGCCACGCATCGCGTCAAGGTGCGCAACCTGTCGGCGGCCGGGATGATGGCCGAAGGCGACCTGCCGGTCCTGCGCGGCACCCGCATGACGGTCGAACTGCGCAATCTCCCCCCGGTGGACGGCAGCGTGGCGTGGGTGCAGGACCAGCGCTTCGGCATCGCCTTCGCCCGCGAGATCGACCCCAAGGCACCGCGACCGCAGGTGGGCGGCAATGGCGATCTCGACACCCCGCGCTACGTCCGCCCGTCCACTATCGCGCCGCCGGGTACCGAAGGACGCACGGCGCGCCTGCGGAATATCTAG
- the dksA gene encoding RNA polymerase-binding protein DksA gives MATSAANDIDVLEQAKRALAPDYLPSEDEEYMNAAHQDYFRVLLLEWKHSILASSSATLQSLQDGPMREPDLNDRASSETDWGIELRTRDRQRKLIAKIDAALRRLDAGEYGFCEVTGDPIGLKRLVARPVATMTVEAQEAHERREKVSRDD, from the coding sequence ATGGCCACTTCGGCGGCGAACGACATCGACGTACTGGAACAGGCGAAACGGGCGCTGGCGCCCGACTACCTGCCGTCCGAGGACGAGGAGTACATGAACGCGGCGCACCAGGATTACTTCCGGGTGCTGCTGCTGGAATGGAAGCACTCGATCCTGGCATCGTCCAGTGCCACCCTGCAATCGCTGCAGGACGGGCCGATGCGCGAGCCCGATCTCAACGACCGCGCCTCAAGCGAAACCGACTGGGGCATCGAGCTGAGAACGCGCGACCGGCAGCGCAAGCTCATCGCCAAGATCGACGCGGCGCTGCGCCGGCTCGACGCGGGCGAATACGGCTTCTGCGAGGTGACCGGCGATCCCATTGGCCTCAAGCGGCTGGTCGCGCGCCCCGTCGCGACCATGACGGTCGAGGCGCAGGAAGCTCACGAACGCCGCGAGAAAGTCTCCCGCGACGACTGA
- a CDS encoding SEL1-like repeat protein, with amino-acid sequence MELRTIEGGAGLPNGTKIADLVVAQCLAAAAQGVVSALFDLGVAYSTGGHGLACDLVEAHKWFNLAAAKGHEDAAWCRADVSDEMTAREIAEAQRRAREWLSAGHRRAA; translated from the coding sequence ATGGAACTGCGTACGATCGAAGGGGGAGCCGGACTTCCCAACGGAACGAAGATCGCCGACCTTGTGGTGGCGCAATGCCTCGCCGCCGCGGCGCAGGGCGTCGTATCGGCCCTGTTCGACCTCGGCGTCGCGTATTCGACCGGGGGCCACGGCCTCGCCTGCGATCTCGTCGAGGCGCACAAGTGGTTCAACCTCGCCGCCGCCAAGGGGCACGAGGACGCCGCCTGGTGCCGCGCCGACGTGTCGGACGAAATGACCGCGCGCGAGATCGCCGAAGCCCAGCGCCGCGCGCGCGAGTGGCTCTCGGCCGGCCACCGCCGCGCCGCCTGA
- a CDS encoding GNAT family N-acetyltransferase: protein MSDLVARMAGSVGELPAADWDALTAGGTDRGNPFMRHGFLSALEDSGSVGDGTGWLPAPLVIEEGGKLVAALPAYLKGHSQGEYVFDHAWADAWERAGGRYYPKLQVAAPFTPASGPRVLTQRLELVEPLLGFAQQFADANNLSGIHATFVEPEQVPLFEAAGWLIRHDIQFHWQNRDYRTFDDFLADLASRKRKAIRKEREAAQEGVEIRRLSGSDIRPEHWDAFWHFYQDTGSRKWGRPYLTREAFDLLGERMGDAIVLVLAFEDGEPIAGALNFAGGDALYGRYWGCTREKRFLHFELCYYQAIDEAIERGLARVEAGAQGQHKIARGYGPVQTTSAHWIADPGFSKAVADFLDREREGIAVDAEWLSERTPFRKGP, encoded by the coding sequence ATGAGCGACCTCGTCGCCCGCATGGCCGGTTCGGTGGGTGAGCTTCCCGCCGCCGACTGGGATGCGTTGACCGCCGGGGGGACCGACCGCGGCAACCCGTTCATGCGCCACGGCTTTCTCTCGGCGCTGGAGGATTCGGGCAGCGTGGGGGACGGCACCGGCTGGCTCCCCGCGCCGCTGGTGATCGAGGAGGGCGGCAAGCTCGTCGCCGCGCTGCCGGCCTATCTCAAGGGGCACAGCCAGGGCGAATATGTCTTCGATCACGCATGGGCCGACGCGTGGGAGCGGGCGGGCGGGCGCTACTACCCCAAGCTTCAGGTCGCCGCACCCTTCACGCCCGCGAGCGGGCCGCGGGTGCTGACGCAGCGGCTCGAACTGGTCGAACCGCTGCTCGGTTTCGCGCAGCAGTTCGCGGATGCGAACAACCTGTCGGGCATCCACGCGACGTTCGTCGAGCCTGAACAGGTTCCGCTGTTCGAGGCGGCCGGCTGGCTGATCCGCCACGACATCCAGTTCCACTGGCAGAACCGCGACTACCGCACCTTCGACGATTTCCTCGCCGATCTCGCCAGCCGCAAGCGCAAGGCGATCCGCAAGGAACGCGAAGCGGCGCAGGAAGGGGTGGAGATCCGCCGCCTGTCGGGTTCCGACATCCGGCCCGAACACTGGGACGCCTTCTGGCATTTCTACCAGGATACCGGCAGCCGGAAATGGGGCCGGCCCTACCTCACCCGCGAGGCGTTCGACCTCCTCGGCGAGCGGATGGGCGATGCGATCGTGCTGGTGCTGGCGTTCGAGGACGGCGAACCCATCGCGGGCGCGCTCAATTTCGCTGGGGGCGATGCACTCTACGGCCGGTACTGGGGCTGCACGCGCGAGAAGCGCTTCCTGCATTTCGAGCTGTGCTATTACCAGGCGATCGACGAGGCGATCGAGCGCGGGCTAGCCCGGGTGGAGGCCGGCGCACAGGGCCAGCACAAGATCGCCCGCGGCTACGGCCCGGTGCAGACCACCTCGGCCCACTGGATCGCCGATCCGGGTTTCAGCAAAGCGGTCGCCGATTTCCTCGATCGCGAGCGCGAAGGCATCGCGGTCGATGCCGAGTGGCTGTCCGAACGCACTCCGTTCCGCAAGGGGCCCTGA
- a CDS encoding glycerophosphodiester phosphodiesterase family protein: MSPSGTDTARGGWLGAWTYAHRGLHGAAGEGGAAENAPEAFAGAIARGLGIECDVQVTRDGRAVVFHDWDLDRLTGETGAVRERDAETLTGIALLDSADTVPTLESVLAQVAGRVPLLIEVKSKRAIDPAPLCAAVKAALAGYTGDVAVMSFDPRVPHWFHRHAPATVRGLVVTEEGKGEALGPVERRLAVAHAKPDFLACDVRDLPSRFASAHRAKGMPVLTWTVRTPELRERAARHADAAIAEGAGLA, from the coding sequence TTGTCGCCATCCGGGACTGATACCGCGCGCGGCGGCTGGCTCGGCGCGTGGACTTACGCGCATCGCGGCCTGCACGGTGCGGCGGGAGAGGGCGGGGCTGCCGAGAATGCGCCCGAAGCCTTCGCCGGTGCGATCGCGCGGGGGCTCGGCATCGAATGCGACGTGCAGGTCACCCGCGACGGGCGGGCGGTGGTCTTCCACGACTGGGATCTCGACCGACTGACCGGCGAGACCGGCGCGGTGCGCGAGCGCGATGCCGAGACGCTGACCGGAATCGCCCTGTTAGATAGCGCCGATACCGTCCCGACGCTGGAGAGCGTGCTGGCGCAAGTCGCGGGCCGGGTGCCGCTGCTGATCGAAGTGAAATCGAAACGCGCGATCGACCCTGCGCCCCTGTGTGCCGCGGTGAAGGCCGCGCTTGCGGGCTACACCGGCGATGTCGCGGTGATGAGCTTCGATCCGCGGGTGCCGCACTGGTTCCATCGCCATGCGCCGGCCACCGTGCGCGGCCTCGTGGTGACCGAGGAGGGCAAGGGCGAGGCGCTCGGCCCGGTCGAAAGGCGGCTCGCGGTAGCCCACGCGAAGCCCGACTTTCTCGCCTGCGACGTGCGCGACCTGCCCAGCCGCTTCGCATCGGCGCACCGGGCGAAGGGGATGCCAGTCCTTACCTGGACCGTCCGGACGCCCGAACTGCGCGAGCGCGCGGCGCGCCACGCGGACGCCGCCATCGCGGAAGGGGCGGGGCTGGCATGA
- a CDS encoding RidA family protein yields MSIDTRLNELGIELPAAAAPVAAYVPVVVHGGLAHVSGQLPFVNGELVKGRLGENVTLDDGVAAARACGLMILAQLKAALGSLDRVERIVKLGAFVNSTGEFDGQPKIANGASELMAEVFGEAGKHARSAVGVPILPLGAAVEVDAIVAIRD; encoded by the coding sequence ATGAGCATCGATACCCGCCTCAATGAACTCGGCATCGAGCTGCCCGCCGCGGCCGCGCCGGTCGCGGCCTATGTTCCCGTGGTCGTCCACGGGGGGCTCGCCCATGTTTCGGGCCAGTTGCCGTTCGTGAATGGCGAACTGGTGAAGGGCCGGCTGGGCGAAAACGTCACCCTCGACGACGGCGTGGCCGCCGCACGCGCCTGCGGGCTCATGATCCTCGCGCAGCTGAAGGCGGCGCTGGGTTCGCTCGACCGGGTCGAACGGATCGTCAAGCTGGGCGCGTTCGTCAATTCGACCGGCGAGTTCGACGGGCAGCCCAAGATCGCCAACGGCGCCAGCGAACTGATGGCCGAGGTCTTCGGCGAGGCCGGCAAGCATGCGCGCAGCGCGGTCGGCGTGCCGATCCTGCCGCTCGGCGCCGCGGTCGAGGTCGACGCGATTGTCGCCATCCGGGACTGA
- a CDS encoding HAD family hydrolase, which produces MSRPLVISDCDEVLLYMVAPFRDWLGESQGVRFEMVGNDFAGAMKYAETGEGVPPDEIWRLLRGFFDTEMHRQTPIPGAVEAMARLGEEADVVVLTNLTDRHREMRFEQLAGHGIHARVFTNQGPKGPALKAIMDEYAPSRAVFIDDLAQHHASVGTDVPGVRRLHLCGEPMLAGRIACAHAAGNAHARIDTWEHALPWLLDQLNTQEENA; this is translated from the coding sequence ATGAGCCGCCCCCTGGTGATTTCCGACTGCGACGAGGTGCTGCTCTACATGGTCGCGCCCTTCCGCGACTGGCTGGGCGAAAGCCAGGGCGTCAGGTTCGAGATGGTCGGCAACGATTTCGCCGGCGCGATGAAATACGCCGAAACCGGCGAGGGCGTGCCGCCCGACGAGATCTGGCGGCTGCTGCGCGGCTTCTTCGATACCGAGATGCACCGCCAGACGCCAATCCCCGGCGCGGTGGAGGCAATGGCGCGGCTGGGCGAGGAGGCCGACGTCGTCGTGCTCACCAACCTCACCGACCGGCACCGCGAGATGCGTTTCGAACAGCTCGCCGGCCACGGCATCCACGCGCGCGTCTTCACCAACCAGGGCCCCAAGGGCCCGGCGCTGAAGGCGATCATGGACGAATACGCGCCGAGCCGCGCGGTCTTCATCGACGATCTCGCCCAGCATCACGCCTCGGTCGGCACCGACGTGCCGGGGGTGCGCCGCCTGCACCTGTGCGGCGAACCGATGCTGGCGGGCCGCATCGCCTGTGCCCACGCGGCGGGCAACGCCCACGCGCGCATCGACACATGGGAGCATGCCCTGCCGTGGCTGCTCGACCAACTGAACACGCAAGAGGAAAACGCATGA
- a CDS encoding DUF3572 domain-containing protein, giving the protein MTITADIHHHSGDADTLALSALGWVLADDDRAERLLSLTGLTPEVLRDNLTDRTTLAAVLDYLAAHEPDLMLAADALNVAPDRLVAARRELAGRETFE; this is encoded by the coding sequence CTGACAATTACCGCCGACATACACCATCATTCCGGAGACGCCGACACGCTGGCGCTCTCCGCGCTTGGCTGGGTGCTGGCCGACGACGACCGGGCCGAACGCCTGTTGTCGCTGACCGGCCTGACGCCCGAGGTCCTGCGCGACAATCTCACCGACCGTACCACTCTCGCCGCCGTGCTCGACTATCTCGCGGCGCACGAGCCCGACCTGATGCTCGCGGCCGATGCGCTCAACGTCGCGCCGGATCGGCTGGTCGCCGCCCGCCGCGAACTGGCCGGCCGGGAGACGTTCGAATGA
- a CDS encoding response regulator, whose protein sequence is MAKRILVVEDNDLNRKLFCDVLRATGFEVEPVADGELVLNAARAFDPDLVIMDIQLPGVSGVDLIEAMRRDGALAAIPVLAVTAYAGKGDEQRIRDAGASGYLSKPVSIGPFMAAVRGLFG, encoded by the coding sequence GTGGCAAAGAGAATCCTCGTTGTCGAGGACAACGACCTCAACCGGAAATTGTTCTGCGACGTGCTGCGCGCGACCGGTTTCGAGGTCGAGCCGGTGGCCGACGGCGAGCTGGTGCTGAACGCCGCGCGCGCGTTCGATCCCGACCTCGTGATCATGGACATCCAGCTTCCGGGTGTGTCGGGCGTCGACCTCATCGAGGCGATGCGCCGCGACGGCGCGCTGGCGGCGATTCCCGTGCTGGCGGTCACGGCCTACGCCGGCAAGGGCGACGAGCAGCGCATCCGCGATGCGGGCGCCAGCGGATACCTGTCGAAGCCGGTCAGCATCGGCCCGTTCATGGCGGCGGTGAGAGGGCTCTTCGGCTGA
- a CDS encoding acyl carrier protein, with product MDRAEVDARIRTLAEPFNKKGVAIDEDTSFAGDLEFDSLTVMDFVAAIEDEFDIIISMNQQAEIETWGDLVDAVADMVNK from the coding sequence ATGGACCGCGCAGAAGTCGACGCCCGCATCCGCACTCTCGCCGAACCCTTCAACAAGAAGGGCGTGGCTATCGACGAGGACACGAGCTTTGCCGGCGATCTCGAATTCGACAGCCTGACGGTGATGGATTTCGTCGCCGCGATCGAGGACGAGTTCGACATCATCATCAGCATGAACCAGCAGGCTGAAATCGAGACCTGGGGCGACCTCGTCGACGCGGTCGCCGACATGGTGAACAAGTGA
- the spt gene encoding serine palmitoyltransferase — protein sequence MSEGIVQPDRPEVLEGDGKDLFSKFDDLIAMREGLLSTGQEDPFSLVMEKVLSPTRAICNGRDTILLGTYNYMGMTFDADVIAAGKQALEEFGAGTTGSRVLNGTYQGHRAVEDALREFYAMDHAMVFSTGYQANLGIISTIAGKGDYIVLDIDSHASIWDGCKLGDAEVVPFKHNDIEAMDKRLGRIPEGAGKLVILEGVYSMLGDIAPLKEMVAVAKKHGAMVLVDEAHSMGFIGEHGRGVCEAAGVIDDCDFIIGTFSKSVGTVGGFCVSNHPKFEIMRLVCRPYVFTASLPPSVVATAATSIRKLMHGSNKRAHLWENSKRLHQGLTALGFELGTKEPQSAIVAVIMPDLQRGAAMWEALLKEGLYVNLARPPATPANMTLLRCSLCAEHSAGEVETILGMFERAGKAVGIIEP from the coding sequence GTGAGCGAGGGCATCGTCCAGCCCGACCGGCCGGAAGTGCTGGAGGGAGACGGAAAGGACCTGTTCTCGAAGTTCGACGACCTCATCGCCATGCGCGAGGGGCTGCTGTCGACCGGGCAGGAGGATCCCTTCAGCCTGGTGATGGAGAAGGTCCTTTCCCCCACCCGCGCGATCTGCAATGGGCGCGACACGATCCTGCTCGGCACCTACAACTACATGGGCATGACGTTCGATGCGGACGTGATCGCGGCGGGCAAGCAGGCGCTGGAGGAATTCGGCGCGGGCACGACCGGAAGCCGGGTACTCAACGGCACCTACCAGGGGCACCGGGCGGTCGAGGACGCGCTCCGCGAATTCTACGCGATGGACCACGCCATGGTGTTTTCCACCGGGTACCAGGCCAACCTCGGCATCATCAGCACGATCGCCGGCAAGGGCGATTACATCGTCCTCGACATCGACAGCCACGCGAGCATCTGGGACGGCTGCAAGCTGGGCGATGCCGAAGTGGTGCCGTTCAAGCACAACGACATCGAGGCGATGGACAAGCGGCTCGGCCGCATCCCCGAAGGCGCGGGCAAGCTCGTGATCCTGGAGGGCGTCTATTCGATGCTCGGCGACATCGCGCCGCTGAAGGAAATGGTCGCGGTCGCCAAGAAGCACGGCGCGATGGTGCTGGTGGACGAGGCGCACTCGATGGGCTTCATCGGCGAGCACGGCCGCGGCGTATGCGAGGCGGCGGGCGTGATCGACGACTGCGACTTCATCATCGGCACGTTTTCCAAGTCCGTCGGCACCGTCGGCGGCTTCTGCGTTTCGAACCACCCCAAGTTCGAGATCATGCGGCTGGTCTGCCGCCCCTACGTCTTCACCGCGAGCCTCCCGCCCAGCGTGGTGGCGACCGCGGCCACCAGCATCCGCAAGCTGATGCACGGGTCGAACAAGCGCGCGCACCTGTGGGAGAATTCCAAGCGTCTGCACCAGGGGCTGACCGCGCTGGGCTTCGAGCTCGGCACGAAGGAGCCGCAGAGCGCGATCGTGGCGGTCATCATGCCCGACCTACAGCGCGGCGCGGCCATGTGGGAGGCGCTCCTGAAGGAAGGGCTCTACGTCAACCTCGCGAGACCCCCGGCGACCCCGGCCAACATGACCCTGCTGCGCTGCTCGCTGTGCGCCGAACATTCGGCGGGAGAGGTCGAGACGATCCTCGGCATGTTCGAGCGCGCGGGCAAGGCGGTGGGGATCATCGAGCCCTGA
- a CDS encoding S41 family peptidase — protein MSASVRPFLVAIAMALSATPAALAVAAPAAPQAAEAAALDPVAVVDRVRSLLRDRYVIAETGAALDAALARAQADGAFAGLSGAALAEAVNRVMGAVTPDGHLGVSYNPAFAADLASRPAGTAAQDEGPTPAMVRSVALNNAGVAKLEVLPGNVRYMDYTGFMWGTPAAEAAIANAMQFLRGGSAVIVDLRRNGGGEPDAVADLASWFLPAGTPLMQFQTRGGPIETSATTAKPFSLADRPVYVLTSKRSFSAAEEFAAHVSAFGFGTLVGETTGGGGFNNDFYPLPGGLVISVSTGQAIQLKTGKGWEGVGIAPAIAVSQDVALERAQAEALTALAATGPDDERPVLERLAEVYHAQAAPIEPARPLPDYAGTFGAVTVALAGDRLVAETPMGPTELVALGGDTFAPKDQPAMRAIFTFESGRPSAIELAGSRGTRRFPRT, from the coding sequence ATGTCCGCTTCCGTCCGCCCGTTCCTGGTAGCGATCGCCATGGCGCTCAGCGCAACCCCGGCCGCGTTGGCCGTCGCGGCACCCGCCGCACCGCAGGCCGCCGAAGCAGCCGCGCTCGATCCGGTCGCGGTCGTCGACAGGGTGCGTTCGCTGTTGCGCGACCGCTACGTGATCGCAGAGACCGGCGCCGCGCTCGATGCCGCGCTCGCGAGGGCGCAGGCCGACGGCGCCTTCGCGGGACTGTCGGGAGCGGCGCTGGCCGAAGCGGTCAACCGGGTGATGGGCGCAGTCACCCCCGACGGGCATCTCGGCGTGTCGTACAATCCCGCCTTCGCCGCCGACCTCGCATCCCGGCCGGCAGGCACGGCCGCGCAGGACGAGGGCCCGACGCCGGCGATGGTACGGTCGGTCGCGCTCAACAATGCGGGCGTCGCGAAGCTCGAAGTGCTGCCCGGCAACGTGCGCTACATGGATTACACAGGCTTCATGTGGGGCACGCCCGCAGCCGAAGCGGCGATCGCGAACGCTATGCAGTTCCTGCGTGGCGGGTCCGCGGTGATCGTCGACCTGCGGCGCAACGGCGGCGGCGAACCGGATGCCGTCGCCGATCTCGCGAGCTGGTTCCTGCCCGCCGGCACGCCGCTGATGCAGTTCCAGACGCGGGGCGGGCCGATCGAGACCTCGGCCACCACGGCCAAGCCGTTCTCGCTCGCCGATCGGCCGGTGTACGTGCTGACGTCGAAGCGCTCGTTCTCCGCCGCCGAGGAGTTCGCAGCGCACGTCTCCGCGTTCGGCTTCGGCACGCTCGTGGGCGAAACGACGGGCGGAGGCGGTTTCAACAACGATTTCTATCCGCTGCCCGGCGGACTGGTGATCTCGGTCTCGACCGGACAGGCGATCCAGCTGAAGACCGGGAAGGGCTGGGAAGGCGTCGGCATCGCCCCGGCAATCGCGGTATCGCAGGACGTCGCACTGGAGCGGGCGCAGGCCGAGGCACTGACCGCGCTCGCGGCGACAGGACCGGACGACGAAAGGCCGGTGCTCGAACGGCTTGCCGAGGTCTATCACGCACAGGCCGCACCGATCGAACCCGCGCGTCCGCTGCCGGACTACGCGGGAACCTTCGGGGCGGTGACGGTGGCGCTGGCGGGCGACCGGCTCGTGGCCGAAACGCCGATGGGGCCGACCGAGCTCGTCGCGCTCGGCGGCGATACCTTCGCCCCGAAGGACCAACCCGCGATGCGCGCGATCTTCACCTTCGAAAGCGGCCGGCCGAGCGCGATCGAACTCGCCGGTTCACGGGGAACCCGCCGCTTCCCTCGGACCTGA